From a single Flavobacterium sp. genomic region:
- a CDS encoding ArsR family transcriptional regulator, whose protein sequence is MLESLITSKTRLRLLIKFFINVSNAGYLRGLASEMHENTNAIRKELNNLSKAGYIIRDETEAKIMYKANTNHPLFYLIQQLVRKHVGLDKIVEQIFSKMGEVSKIYLIGDYANGIDSGSIEIVVEGNNLNYDYLNHLACKITKEIQKSVRIYVEDNFEGNGLLIFQK, encoded by the coding sequence ATGTTAGAAAGTTTAATTACCTCAAAAACTCGTTTAAGATTGTTGATAAAATTTTTTATTAATGTTTCTAATGCAGGTTACTTAAGGGGTTTAGCAAGTGAAATGCATGAAAATACTAATGCTATAAGGAAAGAACTAAATAATTTAAGTAAAGCGGGCTACATTATTAGAGATGAAACAGAGGCTAAAATAATGTATAAAGCGAATACTAACCATCCTTTGTTTTATCTTATACAACAATTAGTTAGGAAGCATGTTGGGTTAGATAAAATTGTTGAACAAATTTTTTCTAAAATGGGTGAAGTTTCAAAAATTTATTTAATTGGGGATTATGCGAATGGTATTGATTCTGGATCTATTGAAATAGTTGTAGAAGGAAATAATTTAAATTATGATTATTTAAATCATTTAGCATGTAAAATAACTAAAGAGATTCAGAAAAGTGTTAGAATTTATGTAGAGGATAATTTTGAGGGTAATGGGTTGTTGATTTTTCAAAAATAA
- a CDS encoding SDR family oxidoreductase, with the protein MAKILITGGAGFIGSNLCEFFLAKEHEVICLDNFSTGHRHNISSLFENNKFHLIEGDIRDLKTCNEVVKGVDYVLHQAALGSVPRSINDPITSNDVNVSGFLNMLVASRDAGVKRFVYAASSSTYGDSENLPKVEDKIGKPLSPYAITKYVNELYADIFSKTYGLECIGLRYFNVFGRKQDPNGAYAAVIPKFVMQLMQHESPLINGTGDFSRDFTYIDNVIQMNELAMLTTNIEAINTVYNTAVGDRTTLNQLVSYLKEFLAEKDSKIATIEITHGPNRKGDIPHSLASIDKAQKLLGYKPSHKIREGLKEAVQWYWNNLK; encoded by the coding sequence ATGGCAAAAATTCTCATAACAGGAGGAGCAGGATTTATAGGTTCAAATCTTTGCGAGTTTTTTTTAGCTAAAGAACATGAAGTAATTTGTTTAGACAATTTTTCAACAGGACATAGACATAATATTTCTTCTCTATTTGAGAATAATAAATTTCATTTAATAGAAGGAGATATAAGAGATTTAAAAACTTGTAATGAGGTAGTTAAAGGGGTAGATTATGTTTTGCATCAAGCGGCTTTAGGCTCTGTGCCACGTTCTATAAATGATCCTATTACAAGTAACGATGTAAATGTGTCTGGCTTTTTAAATATGTTAGTTGCTTCAAGGGATGCTGGTGTTAAGAGGTTTGTTTATGCTGCAAGCTCTTCTACCTATGGAGATTCTGAAAATTTACCAAAAGTAGAAGATAAAATAGGAAAACCGTTATCCCCATATGCCATTACAAAATATGTAAATGAATTATATGCTGATATTTTTTCTAAGACATATGGTTTAGAATGTATAGGATTAAGATACTTTAATGTGTTTGGAAGAAAACAAGATCCTAATGGTGCATATGCGGCAGTAATACCAAAATTTGTAATGCAATTAATGCAACATGAAAGTCCTTTAATTAACGGTACTGGTGATTTTTCAAGGGATTTTACTTATATAGATAATGTGATTCAAATGAATGAATTAGCAATGTTAACTACTAATATCGAAGCAATAAATACAGTCTATAATACAGCTGTTGGCGATAGAACAACATTGAATCAACTAGTCAGTTATCTAAAAGAGTTTTTAGCAGAAAAGGATTCAAAAATTGCAACAATAGAAATAACACACGGACCAAATAGAAAAGGAGATATTCCGCATTCATTGGCATCAATAGATAAAGCTCAGAAATTATTGGGTTATAAGCCATCACATAAAATTCGTGAAGGATTAAAGGAGGCTGTTCAGTGGTATTGGAACAATTTAAAATAA
- a CDS encoding nucleotide sugar dehydrogenase: MKKIAVIGLGYVGLPLARLFATKYSVVGFDINKDRVDSLRAGVDATLEVENDVLKSVLLEQPGNDIGLFCSYNLSDIADCNYYIVTVPTPVDKNNRPDLTPLYKSSETVGKVLKKGDIVIYESTVYPGVTEEECVPVLEKISGLKFNIDFFAGYSPERINPGDKEHTVEKILKVTAGSTPEIGQKVNELYQSVIIAGTHLAPTIKVAEAAKVIENSQRDINIAFVNELAKIFNLLNIDTHAVLEAAGTKWNFLPFKPGLVGGHCIGVDPYYLAQKAQEAGYHPEIILAGRRLNDSMGQYVASQVVKLMIKKGITVNGAQLLMLGITFKENCPDVRNTKIVDVVSALEEYGIIVTIYDPWANPEEVKHEYGLNMDKELTSEKYEAIVLGVAHNEFLKMNFENLKKDNAIIYDVKGILNNCSDGRL, translated from the coding sequence ATGAAAAAAATTGCCGTAATAGGTTTAGGCTACGTTGGTTTACCTTTAGCAAGATTGTTTGCTACAAAATATTCTGTAGTAGGTTTTGATATTAATAAAGATAGGGTAGATAGTTTACGAGCTGGTGTTGACGCTACATTAGAAGTAGAAAATGACGTGTTAAAAAGTGTACTGCTTGAACAACCAGGAAATGATATTGGATTATTTTGTTCCTATAATTTATCTGATATAGCAGATTGTAATTATTATATTGTAACAGTCCCTACACCCGTAGATAAAAATAATCGACCAGATTTAACTCCTTTGTATAAATCTAGTGAAACGGTTGGAAAAGTGTTGAAAAAAGGAGATATTGTAATTTACGAATCTACAGTTTACCCTGGGGTTACAGAAGAAGAATGTGTACCTGTTTTAGAAAAAATATCTGGATTAAAGTTTAATATTGATTTTTTTGCGGGTTATTCGCCTGAGAGAATCAATCCCGGAGATAAAGAACATACGGTTGAAAAAATATTAAAAGTAACCGCTGGTTCAACCCCAGAAATTGGCCAAAAAGTAAACGAATTATACCAGTCTGTAATTATAGCAGGAACACATTTAGCTCCGACTATTAAAGTTGCTGAGGCCGCTAAAGTAATAGAAAATTCTCAAAGGGATATTAATATTGCATTTGTAAATGAATTAGCAAAAATATTTAATTTGTTAAATATAGATACCCATGCAGTATTAGAGGCAGCTGGAACAAAATGGAATTTTTTGCCTTTCAAACCAGGTTTAGTAGGCGGTCATTGTATAGGTGTTGATCCATATTATTTGGCACAAAAAGCACAAGAAGCAGGGTATCATCCAGAGATAATATTAGCTGGGAGAAGACTAAATGATAGCATGGGTCAATATGTTGCTTCTCAGGTTGTAAAATTGATGATAAAGAAAGGTATAACTGTTAATGGGGCTCAACTTTTGATGTTAGGAATTACATTTAAGGAAAATTGTCCAGATGTTCGTAATACTAAAATTGTTGACGTTGTTAGCGCTTTAGAGGAATATGGCATAATTGTTACAATTTATGATCCATGGGCAAATCCTGAAGAAGTAAAACATGAATATGGTTTAAACATGGATAAAGAATTGACAAGTGAAAAATATGAAGCAATAGTTTTAGGAGTGGCTCATAATGAATTTTTAAAAATGAATTTTGAAAATTTGAAAAAAGATAATGCTATAATTTATGATGTCAAAGGAATTTTAAATAATTGCTCAGATGGCAGATTATAA
- a CDS encoding oligosaccharide flippase family protein → MKKYLNKISKSAGVLYVSSGLFKTFSVTISGIIILRWLDPIDLGQWQSFLVFVGYLQIFTLGTTSGLNREIAFLIGQDKREEALKKLKTVGYYTTALSLGLMVLILLMGIFFAFFEVFTFEYALMFVLAFSTSSLGIQTSFLGATYRSSSAFVYLGKVQFFTSFLYFLLLPLVYYYDLWGYIIYQVVVALMLYIGYYVFRPYKVKYEFKLVDFKEMVGIGMPMYIWNYLASVSRSIPRLILVAFSGPLMVGLYSPAGSINNAFLALPLYINRYLFPQMSHIYGKTGDKSKVYDFTMSAIWKLFILMSIMATLIALTIPYIVEQYFEKYTMGIIAVQITVFSGVFFCLNTMMHSALNSLKSFKVFRVIITMRFIFIVAFSGIGYLLFDSLLNAVSFGALMSEMFNFFNYWRFLYSTSKKIKE, encoded by the coding sequence TTGAAAAAATACTTAAATAAAATATCCAAAAGCGCCGGAGTTTTGTACGTGTCTTCAGGATTGTTTAAAACATTTTCAGTAACTATTTCTGGAATAATTATTTTACGATGGTTGGATCCCATTGATTTAGGTCAATGGCAATCTTTTTTGGTTTTTGTTGGATATTTACAAATTTTCACCTTAGGGACTACTAGTGGTTTAAATCGTGAAATTGCCTTTTTGATAGGTCAAGATAAGAGAGAAGAGGCTCTTAAAAAATTAAAAACAGTCGGATATTATACAACTGCTCTTAGTTTGGGTTTAATGGTTTTAATTTTATTAATGGGTATTTTTTTTGCTTTTTTTGAAGTTTTTACTTTTGAGTATGCTTTAATGTTTGTGTTAGCATTTTCAACTAGTTCTTTAGGGATTCAAACTTCTTTTTTGGGGGCAACATATAGATCTTCTAGTGCATTTGTTTATTTAGGTAAGGTTCAATTTTTCACAAGTTTTTTATATTTTCTATTATTACCTTTGGTTTATTATTATGATTTGTGGGGTTATATAATTTATCAAGTAGTTGTTGCATTAATGTTATATATAGGTTATTATGTTTTTAGGCCCTATAAAGTTAAATATGAATTTAAATTAGTAGATTTCAAAGAAATGGTTGGTATTGGTATGCCTATGTATATTTGGAATTATCTGGCATCTGTGAGTAGAAGTATTCCTAGATTAATTTTGGTTGCCTTTAGTGGGCCATTAATGGTTGGGCTTTATTCTCCTGCTGGAAGTATTAATAATGCTTTTTTGGCGCTTCCACTTTATATAAATCGGTATTTATTTCCTCAAATGTCACACATTTATGGTAAAACTGGCGATAAATCAAAAGTTTACGATTTTACAATGTCAGCTATTTGGAAATTATTTATATTGATGTCAATAATGGCTACCCTAATTGCGCTAACAATTCCATATATTGTTGAACAATATTTTGAAAAGTATACAATGGGAATAATAGCTGTACAAATAACTGTTTTTTCAGGTGTTTTCTTCTGTTTAAACACCATGATGCATAGCGCTTTAAATAGCTTAAAAAGCTTTAAAGTATTTAGAGTTATAATTACTATGAGGTTCATATTTATTGTTGCTTTTTCTGGAATTGGATATTTGTTATTTGATTCTTTGTTAAATGCAGTATCCTTTGGGGCATTAATGTCTGAGATGTTTAATTTTTTCAATTATTGGAGATTTTTATACTCTACATCAAAAAAAATTAAAGAATAG
- a CDS encoding acyltransferase, with product MKSQVRKHLQFSIFNYFRMIKNRFFLGKLGKMVFIDKRVEFIRFPKNIYIDDEVIIKEGARICSCNEQAIIAVGKRTTIGYHTFIFASKKIEIGDDCLIAPFVYIVDSNHQIEKGININIQTNITDAIKIGNDVWIASNVTILKGVSIANGAVIAANSVVNCSVPENEIWGGSPAKKIGER from the coding sequence ATGAAATCACAAGTAAGAAAACACCTTCAATTTAGTATTTTTAATTATTTTAGAATGATTAAAAATAGATTTTTTTTAGGAAAATTAGGTAAAATGGTTTTTATTGATAAACGTGTTGAGTTTATAAGATTTCCTAAAAATATTTATATTGACGATGAAGTAATTATAAAAGAAGGAGCTCGAATTTGTTCATGTAATGAACAAGCCATTATAGCAGTAGGAAAAAGAACAACTATAGGGTATCATACCTTTATTTTTGCCTCAAAAAAAATAGAAATAGGAGACGATTGTCTTATTGCTCCCTTTGTTTATATTGTAGATAGTAACCATCAAATAGAAAAAGGGATAAATATCAATATTCAAACAAATATTACAGATGCAATTAAAATTGGTAATGATGTTTGGATAGCTAGTAACGTTACAATTCTAAAAGGTGTTTCTATAGCTAATGGAGCTGTAATTGCTGCTAATTCAGTCGTGAATTGTAGTGTGCCAGAAAATGAAATTTGGGGAGGTTCTCCAGCAAAAAAAATTGGTGAAAGATGA
- a CDS encoding cytidylyltransferase domain-containing protein produces the protein MKIGVVILSRFSSNRLPGKALMEIGGKPILQYIIERISQVVDTEKIVIATSVENSDDKIEQFAQKTGINCFRGSLDNVAERFFEAGKNKKWDYIVRINGDNIFLDINILKDMITIAKTGKYDFITNVKDRTFPKGMSIEILKLSYFESLLLQINKEEKYKEHVTLYAYDYPSGNNFYYMNSLLPEASGIQMALDTKEDFERTEQIIQLFNGDHFNYNLYEIYNIWKEIQK, from the coding sequence ATGAAAATAGGGGTTGTAATTTTGTCAAGATTTTCTTCTAATCGTTTACCGGGTAAAGCCTTAATGGAGATAGGTGGAAAACCAATACTTCAATATATAATTGAAAGAATTTCTCAAGTTGTCGATACTGAAAAAATTGTTATAGCAACTTCTGTAGAAAATAGTGATGATAAAATTGAGCAGTTTGCACAAAAAACAGGAATAAATTGCTTTAGGGGATCTTTAGATAATGTTGCAGAGCGTTTCTTTGAAGCAGGAAAGAATAAAAAGTGGGATTATATTGTTAGAATTAATGGCGATAATATCTTTTTAGATATAAACATATTAAAGGATATGATTACAATAGCCAAAACTGGAAAATATGATTTTATTACTAATGTAAAAGATAGAACTTTTCCAAAAGGTATGAGTATTGAAATTCTAAAACTATCCTACTTTGAATCTTTATTACTTCAAATAAATAAAGAAGAAAAATATAAAGAACATGTAACTCTATATGCCTACGATTATCCTTCAGGCAATAATTTCTATTATATGAATTCATTATTGCCTGAAGCATCAGGTATTCAGATGGCCTTAGATACCAAGGAAGATTTTGAAAGAACAGAACAAATAATACAGCTTTTTAATGGAGACCATTTTAACTATAATTTATATGAGATATACAATATATGGAAAGAGATACAAAAATAA
- a CDS encoding N-acetylneuraminate synthase family protein, whose amino-acid sequence MERDTKINSPFQGKFGPLLIAEIGGNHEGDFEYAKKLSQLAIDTNVDYVKFQIYTGDTLVSQLESPDRNKHFKKFELTKENHIYLAEMVKEAGILYTSSVWDIDAMNWLDKYISLYKIGSGDLTAYSVLKKTAEKGKPIIISTGLSSENEVLKTIEYIQSINSDYKSAEMLAVLQCTSMYPIPSADANLNVMKRLKELTNLTIGYSDHTEGSKALNYAVAIGAEVLEFHFTDSREGKQFRDHKVSLTPNEITELIQEIQLINDLKGNNIKKPVLIEIENGHVESFRRAVYPSKNIKAGEVLTENNLTVLRPNHGIDARDFDKLIGKVLKKDVLKHQKLDWNLIE is encoded by the coding sequence ATGGAAAGAGATACAAAAATAAATAGTCCCTTTCAAGGGAAATTTGGACCACTTTTAATTGCAGAAATAGGAGGCAATCATGAAGGTGATTTTGAATACGCCAAAAAACTTTCTCAACTTGCAATTGATACTAACGTTGATTATGTGAAGTTTCAAATTTACACAGGAGATACATTAGTTTCTCAATTGGAAAGTCCAGATAGGAATAAGCATTTCAAAAAATTTGAGTTGACCAAAGAGAACCATATATATTTAGCAGAAATGGTTAAAGAAGCTGGTATATTATATACTTCATCGGTTTGGGATATTGATGCTATGAATTGGCTTGATAAATATATTAGCTTGTATAAAATTGGTAGTGGAGATTTAACGGCTTATTCTGTACTAAAAAAAACAGCTGAGAAAGGAAAACCTATTATTATTTCAACAGGTCTTTCTTCTGAAAATGAAGTTTTAAAAACAATTGAATATATTCAATCAATAAATTCGGATTATAAGTCAGCTGAAATGTTGGCAGTTTTGCAATGTACTAGTATGTATCCAATACCAAGCGCAGATGCAAATTTAAACGTAATGAAAAGATTAAAAGAGCTAACTAATCTTACAATTGGTTATTCTGATCATACAGAAGGAAGCAAAGCTTTAAATTATGCTGTTGCAATTGGAGCAGAAGTCCTTGAATTTCACTTCACAGATTCAAGAGAAGGAAAGCAATTTAGAGATCATAAAGTTTCATTAACACCTAATGAAATAACTGAATTAATTCAAGAAATTCAACTTATTAATGACTTGAAAGGAAATAATATCAAGAAGCCTGTTTTAATAGAAATAGAAAACGGTCATGTTGAATCATTTAGAAGGGCGGTTTATCCCTCAAAAAATATCAAAGCAGGAGAAGTTTTGACAGAAAATAATTTAACAGTATTACGCCCAAACCATGGGATTGATGCAAGAGATTTTGATAAATTGATTGGAAAAGTATTAAAAAAAGATGTTTTAAAACACCAAAAATTAGATTGGAATTTAATAGAATAA
- a CDS encoding glycosyltransferase: MKRNPLLTVYITNYNYGMYIQQSVESVLSQTFQDFELFIIDDGSVDNSKEIIEQYRDNPKINIIYQQNKGLNVTNNIAMRASIAKYIMRLDADDFLTPDALEIMVSALENDIDLGLVFPDYYYTNDNGIITGEEIRHDFDKDVSLFDQPAHGACTMIRLENLKMLGGYNESFTCQDGYDLWIKFIMHFKVTNINKPLFYYRRHGNNLTGNEERILSTRKKIKETYVESFKLITPKTIAIIPVRNTFINKINWPLHKNSNNKTILELALEKLENSKKIDWIVVTSSDKEILDFVESKKIKFSKLLIIERPFQLSKSGETLNSTFKFILESVTQKQIIPEAIMSFSLDYPFVTTDIVDDAINTLTIFNADSLISVRPDNKMYFQHIGHGLIPILEQDKFTRLEREAIYKGQGGIMLSKVDNFKNSGKMLSGKVGHIVVDEKVSFGVFSTWDFSVFEIISNNFN, translated from the coding sequence ATGAAGCGTAATCCTTTATTAACCGTTTATATTACAAATTATAACTATGGAATGTATATACAACAATCTGTAGAGAGTGTATTGTCTCAAACATTTCAAGATTTTGAACTTTTTATCATAGATGATGGTTCTGTAGATAATAGTAAAGAAATTATTGAACAATACAGGGATAATCCTAAAATAAATATAATATATCAACAAAATAAAGGATTAAATGTAACCAATAATATTGCAATGAGAGCCTCTATTGCCAAATATATTATGAGGTTGGATGCAGATGATTTTCTTACGCCAGATGCATTAGAAATTATGGTTTCTGCATTAGAAAACGATATAGATTTAGGATTGGTTTTCCCTGACTATTATTATACCAACGATAATGGTATAATAACTGGAGAAGAAATTAGGCATGATTTTGATAAAGATGTTTCTCTTTTCGATCAGCCTGCTCACGGTGCATGTACAATGATACGCTTAGAAAATTTGAAAATGTTAGGAGGTTATAATGAAAGCTTTACTTGTCAAGATGGTTATGATTTATGGATAAAATTTATAATGCACTTCAAAGTTACAAATATTAATAAACCCCTTTTTTACTACAGAAGGCATGGAAATAATCTTACAGGTAATGAAGAAAGAATTTTATCAACAAGAAAAAAAATTAAAGAAACTTATGTAGAATCTTTTAAGTTAATTACACCTAAAACAATAGCAATAATTCCAGTTAGAAATACATTTATTAATAAGATTAATTGGCCATTACACAAAAATTCAAATAATAAAACTATTTTGGAATTGGCTTTGGAAAAATTAGAAAACTCCAAAAAAATTGATTGGATTGTAGTTACTTCTTCCGATAAAGAAATATTAGATTTTGTCGAAAGTAAGAAGATAAAATTTTCAAAATTACTAATAATTGAAAGACCTTTTCAGTTATCAAAATCAGGAGAAACATTAAATAGTACATTTAAATTTATTTTAGAGTCAGTTACCCAAAAACAAATTATACCAGAGGCTATAATGTCATTTTCATTAGACTATCCATTTGTAACAACAGATATAGTTGATGATGCCATTAATACTTTAACTATTTTCAATGCCGATTCTTTAATAAGTGTAAGACCAGATAATAAAATGTATTTCCAACACATAGGTCATGGTTTAATACCTATTTTAGAACAAGATAAATTCACAAGACTTGAAAGAGAAGCTATATATAAGGGTCAAGGAGGAATTATGTTGTCAAAAGTCGATAATTTCAAAAATAGCGGTAAAATGCTATCGGGAAAAGTAGGTCATATTGTCGTTGATGAAAAAGTTTCTTTTGGTGTTTTTTCAACATGGGATTTTTCTGTTTTTGAAATTATATCTAATAATTTTAATTAA